The stretch of DNA GGTTAGCCATGGCTCAAGGTCAAACTGCAGTTTGCAGTTTTAGCAGTTTTGTCAATACAACAATCCCGAGAGCACAGCAAACAGAGCTCAGAAAATAAACTGAACTCTCGGCTCTCGAGTCGTTTAGTTGGTTGCCGGTCGCGACCCACATTTGTTCTATTTGCGGTCACTTCTGAAATTATTCATACTCGTCGCAGAATTCACGATTATTTACGATTGCTGGCGATCTCAAGTggctttaattaatatttccgCAGCCACTGGCATCGTTTGTAAGTGGATCTGCAGTCCGGTGATTTGGTCCAATTAATATTCATCGCACAAGTAAAATATGTATAATCCCTGACTCCAGATCTCGCACTCTCTGTTTACGTTCTTTGAAACCAGTGCATTGCACTTAGCCCGGTGGCCTGGAGTTAACCGATACCGAGCGGTTCTAACCGGTTGGCCGCCATACCGGTTTAAGCTGGGCGCTCTGTTGTTGCTTGAGATTCAAAGTAAATTGAAAAGAAAGCAACGATAGCTTATGCAAACAGCTGATTATCAGAAATAATCCCCCTGAGCTCCTCCATTTCAATTATTTGCTCCCTCAAGGGTCTAGTGCGTGCTATTCCAGAAATTGATTGTCTAGATTAATAATGGATTTGTAAGGGACTGAGGGGTTAAGACCTGTAATTAGTGGGTTAAAATAGTAGGAACTGGAATTATTGGGCAGTCCATAGTTTCTTTagaatcaaggtgaaaaatgttAGGGTTCAAAAtgttcataaatatttctaaaccGTTTCTCAGAGCCTGAGATCGATAGCTTATTCATTTTCTAGAgtgaaaaaactttatattatCTACTTATTCATTAtgtaaaagatttaaaaaaaacaatcagTCTTGGGAAGGTAATTGTTTCAAGAGGTAATCAGTCCCGACCATTATCTTCCTCTTATAAATTCATGAAATGTGTAATAGTTTTCCCTCAGCCCATCCATTTTCCTCTGCCATAAGCTCTGCTTATGCAATTACTCCCTGTGGGATGCTTACGGGCTCAATCACGTAACCAATTAAAGGTGATAATGAAAACAGCCATGACcctaggtatatatatatgctcGAGGATAATGAACTCTCATCCCTCACCTGAGGTTCTTCTCCTACACCTCCGGCATTAACTAATTGAGTTCGGTCCCTGcagtaaaagttttttgttatcCCAAGATGAGCGAGTAGGTAAACAAAAGTTTTCCGCCCCGTTTCCACGCTTTTCCTGTTCTCGACGGTGATGGTTGCTTTAGAGGAGGCGAAAGGGAAAAGAAAGTCAAATTAGTATGCCAGCTGGTCGCATTTTCCTGGCGCCACTTGTTTGTCGCTTGCCATTTTCATACATCGCTTACATCCATCGACATTTACCCCGAATGACATTGCGTGACTCATTCGCTTACGTTTTACGTAAGGACCCCAAGACCTTGGCGAGAATTCCCCCGCTTCATTCATCAGGcctaacaaaatttgctccCTTTGCTCTTTCTCCTTTTCTCTGTGTCTCTGTATCGCTGTCGTCTGTCTCTCTTTAAATTATCACCACCACCCACCCGACCTGTGAATATACTCTTAAGATCTCCAATACCAAATCCGAatatcaaaaagaaaatataaaacatatacGGTGAAAGTTTTTAGCCGATTTGGAACAGAGTCTGCCAGAAACTTGCCTCGATTTTTGTGTTCCTTTGGTTATTCTTTGCTTGCATGCTCATAGAATCTCTTTCAGAGACCGCGACAAATCCGGTAAGACACTGACCACCAAGATGCCGTCAGCTCCAACACACACTGCCGAGGAGGCACACCTGCTGGGGTAAGTAAAGCGGAAAAGGAGGGAATCGAATCTAAAGAAAACTCCCAGGGAATTGTGTAATTAGGCCCCCCGAACCCCGACCTTCCCGAATATGTAAGATATATGCAACACACGATAACACAAAACGCAACTCAgttgaaaaaatcaaaaaacactCTCACAACACACACAAGTTTAGagtttttcgttttaatttaCCTTGCGTTACCTTTGTTCATTAACTTTTCACTTAGCATTTGATTTACGAGTACTAGTATTGTTAAGAGACAACCATTAGTTTGTAAGTACTTGCCTAGACTTGAGTTTGACAACTAAACCCCGTAACAGCATCCCCGATTGTTATATCTCTCCGAATGTTGATTAACCGATATACATATTTCGTCTTGATTTGTTTGAGTTTTGCATACATTTAAACCATAACTAGAGTAGAGGAGAGCAGCGAGATCAACTCATGCCTGAAATACGTAGCCCCTTTAGCCTCTAGATGAGATCCGAAACCAGGATGCATATCCTCCCGACACAAAGCCACAAAAACTTACAGGATGCCAgttctgctgccgctgcccaaAAATCCCACCAGAACCCAAAGTTTTACTAGTTATTAACTAAAGTATTGTTAATCCCAACAGCACAATGCCCGTTGATCCCATGGACGACATCGAACTGCGCTCCGTGCAGCTGCAATTCCCCAATGCCCGCGGCTCCATCCTGGAGGCCTGCGAACAGCGACGCGTGCCCACAGACAAGGGCGATGTCCACGTGGCCATACAGGGGGATACGGCCAAGCCGGCCATCGTCACCTACCACGATTTGGGCCTCAACTGTAAGTGGcttaattcctttttttttttatttatttatttattttattttttttatttatttcttaatattttccaAGCGCGACAAGTGATTACAAGTGATGGCatacaaaatataacttttagCTTATAACTaccatattattatttaaaattattgtttttttgtttatgaattttttatttattttatttttaatatatatttacatatttataaatttatcccTTTTTTTGCAGACGCCACCAGCTTTGCTGGCTTCTTCAACTTTCCAGTGATGCGGGGTCTGCTGGAGAACTTCTGTGTTTACCATGTGACGGCTCCTGGTCAGGAGGAGGGTGCCCCCACTTTGCCAGAGGAGTAAGAATTactctattatttattttctatatctCACAATTTCGATCCTCAGTTACGTGTATCCGACCATGGATGATCTGGCCGCACAGCTGCTGTTCGTGCTCTCCCACTTTGGCCTGAAGTCGGTGATTGGCTTCGGCGTTGGCGCCGGTGCGAATATTCTGGCCCGTTTCGCCCACGCCCATCCGGACAAGGTGGGCGCCCTGTGCCTGATCAACTGCGTCTCCACGCAGCCGGGCTGGATCGAGTGGGGCTACCAGAGCTTCAATGCCCGCTTCTTGCGCACCAAGGGCATGACACAGGGCGTAATCGATTACCTGATGTGGCACCACTTCGGACGCAATCCGGAGGAGCGCAATCACGACCTGGTGCAGATGTACAAGCAGCACTTTGAGCGGGCCGTCAATCCGACCAATCTGGCCATGCTGATCAACGCGTATATCCATCGCAACGACCTGCATCTGGCGCGCACTCCGCCAGGAACTCCGGGCACCGAGACGGCGGCCACCACGCTGAAGATGCCGGTGATTAATATCACGGGTTCGCTGTCGCCGCACGTGGACGATACGGTGACCTTCAATGGCCGCCTGGACCCCACAAACTCATCCTGGATGAAGgttcttttagatttaaagttattacttattatggattttaatgttttttggttttctggtTTACAGATTTCCGATTGCGCTTTGGTGCTGGAGGAGCAGCCGGCCAAGTTGGCCGAGGCCTTCCGGCTCTTCTTGCAGGGCGAGGGCTACGGTAAGTGTTAGAACACCGCACACACCACCACCAACaaccaccacaacaacaagaacaaccaaaacaacagcaacatcaaatGCTACAACAACTGAACAACCTCAGCAATCTCTGCTACAATCTCAACAATCTACTGTACTCCCCACTCTATCTAATCCCTCTATTAACCCGCAACTACCACAACTATCTAACCACCTGATTGTCTTAGCCAAGTACTTCAGACCAGAAGACTGGGACTGTCCGCAGTCGAGCAGCTCCATTTAGAAGTCCCCTCTGTTCGGAGCAAGATATTCCCTCTATAgattcagttcagttcagtttatCCTCCAAGAGATGCTCCTAGTCTAGCCCCTAATTTTCTCTCTAGAGACATACGCACACACAAAAGAAACAAACGATCCTGACCCAACCTAATCTTAGCCTAAAACGAGAATCTTTGAGAATCAAAAGCTTTTTGAGATGCAATGaaacgaaaccaaaaaaaaacctattgtgcaaaattttatatttataaattggtaaactatacaaaaaacaaacaaaaattggcATTGATCGTTCAAACCTATGTTGATAATTATCCAAAGTATTTGTACGCAAacaaagtatttcaaaataaaaatcgaaaagttgTTGAAAATCAAGCGTTTACTTTCTATACACACATATTTAACCACTTCCAACCCGAATTATTCCCCTATAGTCAGGACCCGAAAAAATACAGACAATTTCGCATCCACGACAGCAACCAAACAAGAAAAGATATTTCAAGATGTTCATtactttgtttttcatttctttttcctTTCTCCAAAACTGCTTGTTTTTGCTAAACCaacatacaaaacaaaaaataaaaaaaaatgccaacaAAATTATACGAAAAACTACCGAACAACACGCAACACGAatacaaatgaaaaaaaatatacaaaaaaaatcttccACACGAAATTGCAACTTCAATCGATTGAAAATGTCAAATCCCGCACCCCCATAATTCCATAATCTTGCACACGCGACCTTCATTCGATTTCATGGCCAATGCAATCCAATCCATCGACTTGGTCTCTGCTGCATTCACCTACGACTTCCTCCGTTCTGTTCAATTCTATTCTAattctgatttcttttcgtttcgaaattggtTTTCAAATCCCCTCAAAAAATAAACcgaaatcaacaaataacaaattaaCTAATGCAACTGCGCGTTCTCTATAATTTCAACAACaaactaaatataataatcGTGTATATGGTATGTATATTTGTACGCAAACATAAACGCACCTGTGATCGTAGTGTCCGAGAAACCTCAGTAGGAAGACCTGCCACCCGAAGCACCTAAGCAGTaaaatacccaaaaaaaattgcaacaaaaaacaaaaccgaaatCTAGTTGGAATGCATTtagctaattaattaatacaataattcaaattaaacattcgcatatacaaatatataggCAAAGTAGAGCTTAAAACtacacccacacacatacacagctAGTGGAGggacttttgatattttaaggTGTTGGTTGGTTAATACAAACAATGAAATAATacacttaatattattatttttaaaaacgtttttctttttaattttttttagaattttgccCACTTACGATAAAGAtcgatttttatagaaatattttaataagacttaattatttattatttccctCAACACCTTAAGATTCAAAGAGCTGAATAGAGCAAATGACTAACACTCGCCTGCATACACGTAGATTTGCTTCTTGAGTACAGTGCAACCTCGGTGCTGGGCAATTGATGCGCTTTCGCTTTTCCAACTATGCTCTTTGATTTTCTCCtccacaaaaacacaaactcTCGCACACGCCATTTGTTTAGAATaactctttaatttatttgacctttcatttgttttatttatttacacgcaaattgaaaacaaaatatacaacattaacaacaacgaaaacgaaaactatTACCACAACAGCTGTTGGCACACTGCAAAAGTTGGCGCGCAAAATCTCAACGGTCAGTCGGAGCAGCTCCACGCAAATTGAGCTCAGTGTGCAGTGAACGGCGGAGTCAGGGCGATAAAAGAGCGAATGGAGAGAGCAAcagcagtggcagcagcagaagcagcagcagcggcggcgcgGCACTGCCCCCTAAATTCAGTGGGGCAGAGTGAGAGGAGCAATTGGATACCCGATACCCGAATACAATAATGACTCGAAAAATGGTTTATAGCCTTGCTTTTAAGGGCAAAACAATCTTCGGTTTCTCCTCTTCTGTGATttcctttgaaatttttttgttgctcctttgtttatgtttaatcattttttgtaattaatacgATTTTTAGTTAGTAAGCTAATGAGTGGAAAGCAGCAAAAGATTTAGTTTCCATTTCGTTTGTTGTctacataaataaatgcattgCTTATATGTACTTTACATGATTACCTTTCGTTGTGTCACCCTCTTCTCCACATGCCTTTAAACTCGGGCTGCTTTCACCACCCACAACACAGCTTAAATGTACGGAAGCAATAAGTTTATACACTCtatacaaatatacatacatgaCAACGCTATTATATACAAATTACATACACTAACCATACGCAAGTCGAGAAAAACGataaaaacgaaacgaaaattgaAAGTGTAAGCTTTTGTTGTATATTTGAGAATTCCAAATAAACGAACAACGTAAAATTCGAACTGTAACGGTATGGCCAGAGTGAAGAACCACCTCCGAAATACTGTATCTAGTAAACAGGGTCTTTGGCCAGAGGGAGTCGCGTCGTCTCTTtcccacagcagcaacatcgccgtcacagcagcaacatccagTCCCAGCAACAGGTGGCGCCACATCAACATCCGCATGCCATGCAGCCATCGAATCGATCACCGATTTCATCGATCATCGCGCAATCTCAGCCCAGCTTCCTCCTCTCCCCTCCATCTCGTCCATCAACTAGAACAACAAGAAACtacaataataattatgataataatagagacaacagcagcagcagattgTCGCCGCTTTCATCTCGAATCATGCAAAATGCACCATACACTCACAGGAAAACTTGCAGTTGCGGTTTGAATAATGGTGGGGAAAAGTTAAGGTTAAATAGTACTACTGAATTAGGCCAAAAACTAAGGATCTCAGGAGGTATAGACGTCCCTagtgcttaaaaaaataagggaCTAACAATTAAACCTAAATATGAATTTCCTATAGTGGAAATAGGAAActcttaattttttgtattcatTATCGAATAACTtgaatagaaaaatataaaaaggctttagttttaaaagaatttaagcAATATGTGAtcaaaaatcttttatttttgaaaatatttgttcatAAGTTGTAGGGAAAACTAATTAACAAAGCTTTATACCTTTTATTGCAAAGATCTCAGGGAACATGTTCTTTTTAAATTCCTATTCTGgaagtatttataaattaattagaaataaagttacctttgaatattattagattgatttttttttaaattaaaaaaatccttaCCTTTGTTTAAACCGCAACGATGCAGTAAAACAGACActacacaaaaacacacatttCAAAAACAGCAGCCAAGccttttagaaagtgtataaagaaaaacacCCATCAAGAACAAGAACCAACAACTTACATGTTCTCAAGTAACATATAACGTAAATAACAAAAGCCAAACTACTACTACCTTCcccccaaaaacaacaaccactTAAAAAACTGCCACAGCAACGCCGCTGTCCACGCCAGCGAGTTCGCCCTGTGGTACCAAGTACCAGACCTACTCCTCAATCTTCTTTGCCAACTTccgggagcagcagcagcaggcgatGGAGGAGCGCGACCGTGAGCGGGAAAGGGAGCGGGATCGCCAGCGGCAGCTGAGCCTCCGGGTGGGCAATCGGCTCCGGGAGACGGCCATCAATTGCACCACCCCGACCGCTGGCCAGGGGGACAATAACAACGCGGACAATCGCAGCGGCGACGAGGAGGACATGGATCTGGAGAACGGAAATGGCACCGCAACCGGAAATGGCAACCGTGCCTACGTGACCACGGACACATCGGGCACCCTCTACTACGGCAGCCAGAGCAACAAGATACGCATCACCGAGAACCCACTGCCCGAGCCGGTCAGCTCTTAGATTGCTACTGCTGAGCCACGCCACATAATCTCCAAAAGACaccttgttattgttgttaccACACACTGAGAAATataaagcagcagcagccgccaaGTCAAGCCAAGCTTTCAGCCGTGCTCCAAGAGACACAAAGCCACAGAAACTCAaacagaataataataatgataatgataatattaatacaaGCAACTCACACACCGCTAGGTAATGAATGCAATAATTAACCACCAAAAAAATGAGAATCCGTTGATTGATTGTGTTTCCCTATGGTTTTCGAGACGCGGAGAGATATTTGTAATTTACACTTTGTGCCTGAGCGTAACGTAACGAACATACAcataatatatgatatatcaaGCCCGATCGGATCagatcagcagcagcatttTAGTTATCTCTacccttcctttttttttggagtgCCACACATATTTTATGACGAGCTTGCTTAGTTGTTGTAAAACGTACAATATACAAAAGATATACATATGTGTATACAGACAACACGAAAACGAAACTCAAAGATTACGAGCATTTCCGCTTAATGTTAAaacctaaaaacaaatccaacTGTTAACTTAATCCCAAGAATAACGAATAacgaaaactataaaaatgtagcatatCAAATAACAAAGAAAATCTCTCAAAATTACGTATATACTTATACAAAAACCTAGATAAATCGTAGACAATTGCAAATTGCGAGTAATTCCAACCAAAATTCTGTTCACAATGAATGAGAAAAACCCTAGACACAGGACACACGGTCACTAAAAACACCATACACGATATGAATATagaatacatacatataatatatataaataatgacAACTTTTTGCAATAACTTCGAATTCAATTCAATAAAAGTTTTAGAAGCTTGACTGCCGTTTTTATTACTTCGGCGAGAGCATTTCGCTGATTCTGCGTAGAGTTTCCTCTCGGTCTCGACGCATCAAATCGGATACTTGTAGCaggaactgctgctgctgttcgcgTTGCTGCCGCAAGAAGGTCTCGTTGGCGGTTTTGATTTGACCCAACAGTTGCTTTTGGCCTTCTACGATAGTTGCGAGAGCCTCAATCGGTGTTGGTTCTGCCTCCATCTCCACTGCGTCCTCGTAGTCTTCGCTATCGGCAGCGGCTCTCAGAAGATCACAGGTGGAGCTGGAGCCTTCGCTGTCACTCTCAAGCGGAACACTTGCCTTGCTTGGTGGCTTGGAAAAGGTAGGTTTGCTATGGCGGATGGATCTTGGTATGATGTTCCTTTTGTTTTCTCGCGGTGCCTGAATTAGTTCCTCGAAGAGCTCGAAATGGCGGGGCAGAATGCGCACATTATCCAGGCCGTGCTCCTTGGCCTCGCGATACCGCTTGCAGAGCAAACGCAGCTTATTGCGCAGCTGGTGCGGAGTACGTTTGATGGCCTGCTTGGCCAGGATATTGGAAATGTGCACCAGGGTCTGGAAGTTGCGTTTCCTGGAGCCATCCAAGGCGCGAAAGAAGCCATTGTCCCGGATGATCAATAGAAATGAGTCCACCTCATCATCTGTCCAAAAGTGAGCTAAACGAAAGGGTATCATTTAAGAttgtataaaatacaaatggtAAATGGCTACCTCCGCCTTTTTGTAAGGCA from Drosophila takahashii strain IR98-3 E-12201 chromosome 2R, DtakHiC1v2, whole genome shotgun sequence encodes:
- the MESK2 gene encoding protein NDRG3 isoform X5; translation: MPVDPMDDIELRSVQLQFPNARGSILEACEQRRVPTDKGDVHVAIQGDTAKPAIVTYHDLGLNYATSFAGFFNFPVMRGLLENFCVYHVTAPGQEEGAPTLPEDYVYPTMDDLAAQLLFVLSHFGLKSVIGFGVGAGANILARFAHAHPDKVGALCLINCVSTQPGWIEWGYQSFNARFLRTKGMTQGVIDYLMWHHFGRNPEERNHDLVQMYKQHFERAVNPTNLAMLINAYIHRNDLHLARTPPGTPGTETAATTLKMPVINITGSLSPHVDDTVTFNGRLDPTNSSWMKISDCALVLEEQPAKLAEAFRLFLQGEGYATPLSTPASSPCGTKYQTYSSIFFANFREQQQQAMEERDRERERERDRQRQLSLRVGNRLRETAINCTTPTAGQGDNNNADNRSGDEEDMDLENGNGTATGNGNRAYVTTDTSGTLYYGSQSNKIRITENPLPEPVSS